The region CAGTTTCCGTCGCGCAGCGCCATGATCCCGAACCGGGCCATGTCGCGGCAGGTGGACTGAACACCCATGAAGGTGAGCGGGTTGCCGGCCCGATCGCGGTCGATGGAGCTGTCCTGCATTCCGAGAGGCCCGAACAGCCGCTCGTCCGCGAAGTCGGCCATGTCCTGGCCGGTGGCTCCCTCGAAGACCTGCTCGAGGGTCTGGATGGCCGAGTTGTTGTAGACCCACTCGGTGCCCGGGTCGTGTTCCTGCTCCAGGCCGATGGCGAAGGCGGTCTTGTCGGACGCCTTCGCGGCCATCTCGACGTAGTCGGTCTGGAAGTCATAGAAGCGGCCCGAGGTGTTGTTGAGGAGCTGCTCGACGGTGATGTCCTCAGAAGGGGTGCCGACCCATTCGGGGATCCAGGTCGAAGCTTTGTCCTCGACCGTCAGGTACCCCTCGTCGGCGGCCATTCCGACCAGGGTCGCCGTGAACGACTTGGATGCCGAGAAGGTCTCCTGTGTCGAGTTCTCGTCGGTGTCCTGCCAGTACCACTCGTCGACGATCCTTCCTCCACGGGTCACGAGGAAGCAGTTGGAGAGCCCGGCCTCCGCGTCGGCGGCGATGGCGTCGAGCGCCGCCCGGTCGATTCCGGCCGCCCCGGCATCGACGGTTTCCCATTCCTCGCCGGGGAAGTACGGCCCGGAGGCGGCATCATCACCCGGCTCTTCGCCCTCCAGCTCCGGTGCGTTCCCTGGAGGCGCCGGCGATGCATCAGCTTTGCCGGTGGTGCTGCACGCACCTGCGAGCAGTGCGAGCAGTGCGAGCAGTGTCACCAGGGGAGCCAGGGAGGAGCGGGTCGGCATGCAACAAGTGTGGTGGTCGGTCCCTGACCGCGGTAATCGGTTCTGAGTGACTGCTTCGAGCTCCGATGAAGTACCGCGTC is a window of Actinomycetes bacterium DNA encoding:
- a CDS encoding beta-lactamase family protein, which produces MPTRSSLAPLVTLLALLALLAGACSTTGKADASPAPPGNAPELEGEEPGDDAASGPYFPGEEWETVDAGAAGIDRAALDAIAADAEAGLSNCFLVTRGGRIVDEWYWQDTDENSTQETFSASKSFTATLVGMAADEGYLTVEDKASTWIPEWVGTPSEDITVEQLLNNTSGRFYDFQTDYVEMAAKASDKTAFAIGLEQEHDPGTEWVYNNSAIQTLEQVFEGATGQDMADFADERLFGPLGMQDSSIDRDRAGNPLTFMGVQSTCRDMARFGIMALRDGNWDGEQVVSEEWMEASTGESSQEMNAAYGWLWWLNRPGRIMGGDNATGEDGDESAAQVKQMIEGAPEEMFFAMGLGGQMIAIDPGTETVVVRMGPATYDDDIEKFERKDIPRVVTEAVVGDMQD